One Bosea sp. 124 genomic window, GACGCTCGGCCGATGTCGTCGCCATGCTCGTTGACCTTCTGATCTCCTGGTTCCTGATCTCCGTCGCCTATGGCTGCTGGCTCCTGACCAACGCGACCTGGGAGACCTTCACCGCGACCATGGACTGGTTCCGCACGGGCTATGTCTACGCCGCCGTCGGCATCTCGATGCTCGTCATGACCTTTCTCATGTTGCTCGACATGTTCGAGCGAGCGATGCACATGGCCGGCCGC contains:
- a CDS encoding TRAP transporter small permease subunit, with the protein product MITSSVLQVFFRYILNAPLQWTEELARLTCVLTTYFGGVVILITREHIRVDIIDGYVSGRSADVVAMLVDLLISWFLISVAYGCWLLTNATWETFTATMDWFRTGYVYAAVGISMLVMTFLMLLDMFERAMHMAGRARGAEQ